A single genomic interval of Sceloporus undulatus isolate JIND9_A2432 ecotype Alabama chromosome 2, SceUnd_v1.1, whole genome shotgun sequence harbors:
- the LOC121920462 gene encoding pro-glucagon-like, translated as MKNKQWLFVYALVIVAFLPGRQQMVLKDLTDEARWQSYETQSAHSFTSNVKRHSEGTFTSDFTRHLDNMKAKDFVHWLINTKRYSSTKRFIKEKPDILSDPSGFFWIRYD; from the exons ATGAAGAATAAACAGTGGCTTTTTGTTTATGCACTGGTCATTGTTGCTTTCCTACCAGGACGGCAGCAAATGGTCCTGAAAGATTTAACAGATGAGGCTAG GTGGCAATCTTATGAAACACAGAGTGCCCACAGTTTTACTTCCAATGTCAAGCGACACTCTGAAGGCACCTTTACCAGTGATTTTACCCGACACTTGGACAACATGAAGGCCAAGGATTTTGTACATTGGCTCATCAATACCAAACGTTACAG CTCTACAAAGAGATTCATTAAAGAAAAACCTGACATCTTAAGTGATCCATCTGGCTTTTTCTGGATCAG ATATGATTAA